The Culex quinquefasciatus strain JHB chromosome 2, VPISU_Cqui_1.0_pri_paternal, whole genome shotgun sequence genome contains the following window.
GggttgttatgggtcctccaggaactccatgtagttatgacctgatgatctacctgatcaacgggggtctatattggtatattaaccatcggtatagcgtcaggtagcttcagtgaaccaccatGGATACTCTGGGGTaggttggattgttatgggtcctcctgGAACTctcggaagttatgacctgatgatctacctgatcaacggggttctatatgggtgaattaaccatcggtatagcttcaggtagcttcagtaaactacgatggatactctggggtacgttggattgttatcggtcctccaggaactccagggagttatgacctgatgatctacctgatctacggggtctatattggtatattaaccatcggtatagcttcaggtagcttcagtgaaccaccatggatattctggggtacgttgcattgttatgggtcctccaggaactcccgggagttatgacctgatgatctacctgatcaacaaGGGTTGGTCTATATGGGTCAAACAATCCAACTAACTCCAGAGCATCCATCGTGGTGcagtgaagctacctgaagctataccgaggatttatacacccatatagactccgttgatcaggtagatcatcaggtcataactcccgggagttcctggaggacccataacaatccaacgtagcCCAGAATATCCatggtggttcactgaagctacctgaagctataccgatgggtaATTTATGCATAtagaccccgttgatcaggtagatcatcaggtcataactcccgggagttcctggaggacccataacaatccaacgtaacccCGAATATCCATCATGGTTCACTGGAGCTaccggaagctataccgatggttaatataccaatatagacccccgttgatcaggtagatcatcaggtcataactcccgggagttcctggaggacccataacaatcaaaCGTAGCCCAGAATATCCatggtggttcactgaagctacctgaagctataccgatgggtaATTTAtgcatatagacccccgttgatcaggtagatcatcaggtcataactcccgggagttcctggaggacccataacaatccaacgtagcCCAGAATATCCatggtggttcactgaagctacctgaagctataccgatgggtaATTTAtgcatatagacccccgttgatcaggtagatcatcaggtcataactcccgggagttcctggaggacccataacaatccaacgtaaccccgaatatccatcgtggttcactggagctaccggaagctataccgatggttaatataccaatatagacacccgttgatcaggtagatcatcaggtcataactcccgggagttcctggaggacccataacaatccaacgtaccccagaatatccatggtggttcactgaagctacctgaagctataccgatgggtaATTTAtgcatatagacccccgttgatcaggtagatcatcaggtcataactcccgggagttcctggaggacccataacaatccaacgtaacccagaatatccatcgtggttcactggagctaccggaagctataccgatggttaatataccaatatagacacccgttgatcaggtagatcatcaggtcataactcccgggagttcctggaggacccataacaatccaacgtaccccagaatatccatggtggttcactgaagctacctgaagctataccgatgggtaATTTAtgcatatagacccccgttgatcaggtagatcatcaggtcataactcccgggagttcctggaggacccataacaatccaacgtaacccagaatatccatcgtggttcactggagctaccggaagctataccgatggttaatataccaatatagacacccgttgatcaggtagatcatcaggtcataactcccgggagttcctggaggacccataacaatccaacgtaccccagaatatccatggtggttcactgaagctacctgaagctataccgatgggtaATTTAtgcatatagacccccgttgatcaggtagatcatcaggtcataactcccgggagttcctggaggacccataacaatccaacgtatcccagaatatccatcgtgattcactgaagctacctgaagctataccgatggttaattcacccatatataccctcgttgatcaggtagatcattagGCCATAACATCcgagagttcctggaggacccataacaatccaacatggcgaagggtatccatcgtggttcactgaagctacctgaagctataccaatGGTTAGTTCAACCATATAGATCCTCGATGATCAAGTAGATATCTagggcatgacttccgggagttcttggatacccagatttgtGGATGGTAACTTACccgtgttttgtggatgacccctgatataattatttcatttatttgtaaataaagtacattaaaaacgaaaaccccattttacgccaaaaccccgaaataacgctccccccgtttgcgctcaaaccccgaaataacgctcccccgaatTGCGCTCTCCCCCGGTGTGCGCCCCCCCAAAAAGAGCGCACATGGGGGATTTAGtgtattaaattactctatataacgtatgtcaggccactcttggaatactgtagtatcgtctggaatccatactatgccgtacaccaagcacatattgaatctgtccaaaaacaattcttactgtacgcactacgtaaacttaactggactgcatttcctctcccatcgtatgaagcacgctgcatgctcataaacatacaatcattacaagaacgtcgtaaatttgccatgatctctttcatcaacgacattatttctcaacgcatattgcgcaattcccactaacttggacttcgcactaatttattgctatcgatcgcactattgcgacttgtcaaattagcatggaaaatttaaaatttcctagaaaatgatcaaagcgagccgaggtTACTCGCTTGTTTTtcagctgtcaatcgcaattttgaaGTGCGgagtccagtttggtggaaactgcgactgtaaatataaataaacaacaactggttgcctagtttttcaaACTCtagttgtcaaaagtgcgagagaaaagtgcgggccaaatccaacttacagtgcaaggatcaatacaGTCACCAgcattattttcagaaatacgcaatagtattcatgaaccaagccgtactcttagacattcaccactttttagaataactgcatacacgacaaattatttaaaaaattcgccattaaatcaaatgatgcgcttttataatgaaaattcacagtacatacatttcgacatgtctaaaccggaactacgaaaaaatctgtacaatagaaataatatctagtatgtaagaaaattgtaagtagtctacataagcttgacgaataaacaataataataataataaaaaaaaaaaaaaaaaaaaaaccgtctgGTTTACGGATGGGctcaatttatattttgaaacaaaatgtaaggcatgcgtattctcatttattgaattgctttttaaatattcaactaaAAAAGGTTAataagttttcgctgatttgcttctgttttatcagtttaaattttattgaatttcatatcaaatcaAGACTCAACAATTTTGTCCatccaaaatatgtaaaatagttaaaatttagaccattcaaaataatttttaaggttttcatctctctttttaaaatactaaatttaaaaacccaagggcaaaaatattataaattgttacgaaatcgaaatttttattcaaaataagaacagaaaacaaaaaacttgtatttttaaactttcaaggGAATTATTCacacaaataatcaaatatttttaaaataaaacaggactcagaaaaaaaatcagaaatattttaaaaaggtgattccaaagattaaaaatactcttcattttattttcaataaaacaaagcttgattcttttaatttcttttgaaatcatacattttaaataaaatagcagtaaaatttgtactacagcgaattaaaatattactaaatttagttagtttctatagaaactgaaaattttaataattcttcAAACGAAGACTAATgcaatttacttaaatagtctttatggttgaattatttattatgaagacatttgaaaaaaaattgatttgagaaaattgatacatttcaagaatttttcacCTTTCAGCGGAATCGTCAAAATTCACTAACTCtacttatgggagaactgtcatttctatcactcgaatccggtgctcTATTGAACCAGgatattcactcgcttaattctacagtagttcataagattatttttattactttttgagtttgatgaattatttttagaaaaatcgttacattttcacacaaacataacatttcacgggatttcgcggaaaaagccaaatttcgcggatttcacgctgtccgcgaaatcgtgaaatttcactaaccctaatgatAATCTTTCATGATAATTGGaaggatttttctaaaacgttaTTTGGCACagtaataaggccgttgcaaatattttcaaaagaattatgTCACCCCCTccctttttcttcaaaattggtctgaaaaataaggggaaaaaatatattttttcaaaaaacttcaaaattttaatgaaaataaaagtcaaatcaaacacatttttctgcatggagaatcatatttagcatgtttgtgctggattaaaaatattttaaatttttacaaaattcccaTGCACAGcaacgcaaaaactttttttttgcaaaaacataaatgtttgtcaatacttagaaattttggaaactaatgattgcaaaacaacaactggacaggtgtataatgcattttaaaacccttttttcattcaaatgttaaaactgtggctcgtaaattcaatttttaaacttctttttGCCTCCCCCGGCGAAGCTGAGGCCTTTTGAtgagcttcgatctaaaaaatctccaaaagtaattttcttttatatttttttgcttttaaaagcATTGCAAAGAAAAACACtaagttttgtttaaataaaatgaCGAGTTTGTTAATTAAACCAATTTAAGAGATTTTggcaatgtttgaaaatttgattttactaactatttaaatattttatacgtaaagagtaaaaaaaatacttttggtgaatttttagatcgaagctcaTCAAAAGACGAGGATATGTTGTTAAGAGTAACATTCGTAAAAAGTATCAATAAATACTATAACTATCATAGATTTTATGTTGCTTCTAAAAGTCAGTATACTAACAAtgaatttatagaaaaaatagaattattttatcattttccgACCTAAACTGaaaagtcaaactttttttaagacGTCAGAATTGCCTTCATTtgaattgaaacatttaaaacatataaCAATTCAACTTACAAGCCTTTGTTtgagttttgtcaatttttttggcTTTGTCCAAAGCATTAATCTTATTTAAGTATTAATTCAGgatcgagtatcaatgggtttaTCTCAACGAATAATGCATAAAAAtaggcacagatgcttaaaataacctaaaaatcgttttccgcttgtggaccATGGGGTTATTTCTTCTGGGCACCCCAGTAAACACATTTATGATGTTGAGAAAACTCAAGATATATAACGCAATCCTTGACACATTTTACATACAAAAACTGTATGTTTTTCAGTTGTGGTATTACATAAATTGTCTGTTTTTTCTGGCGTAATAAAACTACCTAAATGTAcaattaaatttgagtagttgattgaacttaaaaatccttttattgagatttttccattcagccgccatattggacgccatcttgaatatctcggttTCCTTTGAGAATCGAGAAAATCAAcaggcagattcggattcacGATTTGCTTCTTgacacgaaaaatgagcacctttTTTGAATTCGTGCCTTGACTACTACTTTTAATCACTcaagttctgaaaagttcattaggctgttacaaatatttttaatagttttttgccTCTTCCCTTAAAAATCGACTCGAAAAATCAGGTggcaaacaaaatgtttttaaaaacttctttaTTTCTAATAAATTTGAGTGTTATgagctgaaaacaatttaattcatttaaaattgagttcgCATATTGTtgaaacgagcggctaaagagTGACGGGCACCAGTTTTCTGAGCTGAACGAAAAGAAACTTCCTTCCATTTTCCGTACGCTAAAAAGCTATATTTCCTTAATTAATAACAAATAAAGTTCACAAGATACAATTTACTCACAACTTCGGTGTCTTTTCACAGCTGGAACGGATTCTCGTTCCCAGCTGCGCCCGTGCTCCCGCTTGCTTCAGTTTGTTTTCAACTTCTGATTCTTGCCAAGCGACAGCACGGGCACCTGACAAAGCAACACAAACAAAGACGAATGACGTTGAACAGGGGGCTGCTTCGGACGCGCTCCGTCGCAACACTCCCCCCCGTAAAACTTCTTCCTTGCCAAAGCTGGAGTTTTACGCCTAGTCACCGCGGCGCGTCCTGAAGATGCTGTGCTGACCTTTGGAACTGCTGACGTCATCTGCAACTTGGAGCCGATGAGCACTCTTCGTTGCGGGGTCGTCTGTTGACCTCCGTCTCACACCCGTGCCCGACCACTTTTGGCTCTATTTATGGGCCACGGGTGATCACTTTGTCACAACCCCCTTTGCAAGTCCTTGCCTCACCGACTCCATTTTGTCACCTCGTTTCGACAGCCATTGCACCAGCCTTCAGTGATTGCAGCTCTTCAGCAACCGCTCCGGTCAAAAAGACGTCCTCGTGCCACTGTCGCCGCGCCTTTCCCGCTTCCGATCGTGGTCGTAGGCCCCCGAACTTCGGCCAGTCTTATCGAAGTTCTTTTTAGTGTtgaaacgagcggctaaagagTGACGGGCACCAGTTTTCTGAGCTGAACGAAAAGAAACTTCCTTCCATTTTCCGTACGCTAAAAAGCTATATTTCCTTAATTAATAACAAATAAAGTTCACAAGATACAATTTACTCACAACTTCGGTGTCTTTTCACAGCTGGAACGGATTCTCGTTCCCAGCTGCGCCCGTGCTCCCGCTTGCTTCAGTTTGTTTTCAACTTCTGATTCTTGCCAAGCGACAGCACGGGCACCTGACAAAGCAACACAAACAAAGACGAATGACGTTGAACAGGGGGCTGCTTCGGACGCGCTCCGTCGCAACacatatgtttttgttttcgccaaaaatattatctttaaatcttagattttttcgaaaactaatgatttcaaaCCAAGTGTACTGCTGTAAAACAAAATTCCAGGCTGTTTTCATTAAAATCTTAAGATTCtggcttgtaattttttttaagcccGCCCCCGCGACCTCGACGGAAGCCCAGCGACAAAaactttgagaaatatttgcatcggccattTCAATTCATTTTGATCAACTTTTCACAACGTCAtcaagcaaataaaaataaaaagttgaaattaagtttatttttttttaatattgcaaGAAAGCCGTTGAAAAATCTATTAAAATTATAactggcatttaaaaaaaattacgttgttTATTTTTCTCTGTTTATCGTTACTTCAattacattttgttgatttgaaagacatctgttcaaataattttactttGTATAACACAAAACAAATGAATCCTTTGTACATCCAGGCATGCCGATCTTGAGAGATGGATAACAAAcgattttttgttctttaaaaCAGTATTCAACGATTGCACTTCGTTTCGCAATTTTCTAGTTCGCTCGCCGGCTTCAGTCTGACCACCGCTCGAAATGAAATTGCTTCTGATCGCTGTACTATTTTGTGCAATTTTAGCTCCAGCTCTGGCACGGGCAAACAACAATCAACTGCGCATTCTTATGGAAATGATGGGCCGTCAAATGGAGGAACAAGAAATGCAACGTGCCCAGCaagagcagcagcaacagcagaaaGTGGGGTTAAACTTTTTCGATGGATCTTTCGTACAAAATTCTGATTTGGAGACTGGAGTGGAATCCTTGAATGTTACCCAGGTTGATATGTttaattaaagttttcaataaatttatggaAGGTACACACAATTTAGATtaagattttaattttgaaagaaacTTCGATTACACTTACCGATCGACCTCACGTTGGCCGTCCGCCGATTGCCGGTCCGGTTGCCGGCAATCTCGAGCACGGAAACCTCGCCGAAGACCGAGCCGGCGCCCAGTGTTGCCAGCACCGTGACGCCGTCGTCCGCCACCACCGAGAGGCTGCCCCGCTTCACGATGTACATCTCCTTGCCGACGTCACCCTTCCGGCAGATGTAGTCCCCGGGGCTGAAGACCTGGTGTTGGACGGAGAAAGGAAAGGTTtgaaatttgtcatgaaaacgAATTGTCAACAATCTAGTAAAAGATTTAGTTAAAAGTtataattcaaaacaataaaatacaaaaactgcTTTGAATCCTTACCTGCAGCTTCAGTTTCAGCACCAGTGCCTCCAGCAGGCCCGGCTCGCAGTCCTGGAAGATGCGCACCTGCCGCAGCGTGTCCATGTGCACCCGGATCGCGATTTCCGCCTTTAGCTTGTCCGGCAGGGCGGCCAGCACGCGTTCCTCGTCCAGGGCGCCACTTTGGGCCCACGTGTACGCGAACCATCGGATCACCTGGAGGGCAGAAGCAAGGAAAAGAAAGGATTGCCGGGCTAAGTTAATTTAGTGCACTAATTGATGCAGTCAAGAGAgaaataaattagaaaataatgaaAGTTTGTCCAAGGGCAGAGCGGAACACTTTGCGTGGAGTTCTGGTAAATGTTGAGCAAATTGGATATTTATTGCTTTCACTGGAAAAGCGGGTGCAATATTTCCTGATGGTGCTTGGGATTCAACTTGAATTTCATGCTTTGATTGGTTGTGgctaaaacattatttctgacTGAATCAacttataatttgaaaatattttcctcAATGAATACTTAAGAATTGAAAATCAGCGTTTAAAAATTGGAACTATtgtaattttaagtgttttttggtaatgatttgaaaaattgtaagtTACATAGTTACAGCTACAATTTTTTCCTCAATGGGTcactctccgccaactcacacagcagtttccCCGACTCttcttcgatttacgtgaaactttgaTCTTAGGGGTAGTTTTTGGCCCTGCTCATAGggacttttaagtaaaattggacACCCGATTTAATGGCTTACTCAGAATTGTGGAAAAAGcgtatttttcatagaaaaaaaaaaaaaatttcgttatttgactttaaaaaaactttgggacatgtcatttaaagggaaattccatgtacttttaaaatattcaataacccagaagggtcgtttttccatttaaaacacaatttttcatttgaatatttcgtgttttttaaaactttggatgatattatttttgaaatgtaacaATTATTAAGGGATTTGCTAATAGTCATCACGagatatcgcgattttacaaaaaaaaaaagtatcgataaagttacttttttttgtttctctttgtttcatcgttcgtgtctgtcacgggtgacCTTGAACGGCTATGAACAACGACGAACAACTTTTTGTCGTAACgtcattgtctgctctacaactttatagaacattgttacactctaaaaaattaccctgcaaagatagaaaaaaatcacaaaattttaaaatgaacaaTTGTGTTCTAATTGAAAAAACGACCCTTCTGGATtattgtagattcgaaaagtacattaaatttcccttaaaatgacatgtcccaaaaaaaattactgtctagtaatgcaaaatggcagattttttaaaactattatgTAATAGATATAGGTCATCactgaaattttaataatatcgcagttttagtaaaaataagttgatttttcccgttttcgtcattttttgttcttgcgcacagcgcgtcgaaaaccccaaattttatattcaaaaaatcatttctcggAATCCTATCTATGAACATTTCTCTTTTTTAAGTATGTTACatgaaattgtccaaggaatccgataaaaatattttcagacaaaggcacttaattttttaagtttcattcgaccttttcatatgtgAGGCTATATTTTTCgatcttcaatttatttttcatttgcgTCGAAGACAacaaaaattggatgaaatgggattatcgcaaaaaaataagaagattgtaacttttgaatcttGCACAacatcatttttgaatttttatttcacaaatCTAGGATTGTGGTTTATTCAGGTGGTGATTaggaatttttagaaaaaaataagtttacggaaaataaatttcacggattttatatttttttaacatttcaaaaaatctaaaatttgaagattttttggcgGTACTGTActttcaaattttgcaaaaatcaaaagaattccaaactgatttaaaatttcttacaaTGATTAGAAATGCAGGAAAATGTTTGGCTACCTTTTGcctttctctttgtttcgtcgtccgtgtccgtCGCGGCTGACTATGAACGGCCATTCGTgatatttataagcaaactccttatgtttatatatcattttttttgtaatttttctactgctttgtagaacattgttgcactcttaaaaaataacccagcaaagctagaaaaaacacgaaattttaaaatgaaaaattttgctctaaatgaaaaaatgacccttctgggtcaatgtagattcgtaaagtacattaaatttcccataaaattacacgttccaaaaaatttttaaagtcgagtaacggaaaatggcagagtttttcaaactttttcagtgttttttttctcgatgaaaatatgtttttccggAAACTtctaccaaatttctatctttccaccaaatttctatctcatcaccgtttcaggctgcaaattactgaaaaacacctcttttttcacacgtttaaaaattgaaggggtcgaaccacccctccgtcacgaggtatcaaaaaacggagctcggattcgtgatcagggacaaaagttaccccttaggacaaaatttcacgcaaatagaagaggggttggggcaactgctgtgtgagttggcggagaattacccgttTTGTTTAAAGTTAATTGTAACTTCACAACTTTTAGAATTTctgaagttttgttttgttaagtgAACCGAAAATTGCCATCTTTGTAGCTCCAGTGCAACACAGATGTTTCTATTTGGGACAAGAAaccaaccttccaaaattaaactgaagaaattttaataaagtattATTATCTGGAGAGAAATTTTAATCAtgtaaaatgcaccgtttttcagtcttttttgttgcgttgaaaaatattttttaaaggagtTTGTAAATTGGAATTCCCGTCCATCCgtggaaaaaaaaggttttcgaATAGCtgcatttttttagattgttttactGACCTTTGGTTTCTTAGACTTAGACTTAGTGATCTATATGAGGAATTGCTTATAAGAGATTTGCCAAGatgtcgatgcctctgtgctctcttcaTAGGagtcccagcaagcttagtacaagggAGCACAGAAGTATCGAATCGAGTTCAATTAAGGTTCATAGAGCATTATTAggaaaagatatattttttggaaaatgatctTAATTTTTCAAAGACCTAATGAAAAATCAGTTAAAgtgttgcatgatttttcaacgcacaaaattttaatccaactgCCCTCAACAGTTCATTTACCACACACCAGGGCCGTGCACAGGATTTTTGAAAGGGGAGGGTTTTCTCGAATGGGGCGCATGGGGTGCTTGTTTAGATTGCGAAAGGGCGCTAACAGTCAATCTTTACACGCGTTAATACGAAGTTTGagcgaatttgagatttttgcgcaAATGAGAGTTTTGGCGTAAATCGGAAGAGGGATGGGCCGTTCACTTGTGGAGCGTAAAACGGGGGTTTAGTGAAGGAGTGTAGCAGTAAttgctcaaaacaagttttcataagttttctttttttaatattaagagtAGTTCGTTAcgatttcgcaatttttttcacgatttttaacttttcatttttttgatttggatgaaactatgCCACTCACTATGCATtctctatgtcaaaagaagcaattttgcatcattcgtttttctatacaaatgtccatacaattctGGGGGCTGGTCATATTAAATTTATATGCAAATGAATGAATTTCTATATCTTgacaagggattttctgatcgatttggtgtcttgggtaaagcaaaaaatccgattttttatgttttaggagactaaAAAAGACATCTTCGGAGCTTtagtgatggtgcaaaatctggtttaggagatatgatttttttgaagaaaaaaaaacgaaaaagtggacaaaaatgattgaagcaattttgttaacaaaatgtaccgttttcaggttaaagctaattttaggactgcattttcaatttattttggtttctttttattttaaaataatacttcTGGAATTTAAAGTacccctaaaaaatatttttgaagagccaagaaaattttgtacaattttctctctgaaactttcaaatcgagcaatttgtttctgagatacacaatctcaaagaaatcaaatcgatgaacttgatttttcaaagtgttaaccctttgctgcccaaattatttcgatttttttaatttttcccttgtcattttgagcaacttttgttctacgaaaaacttaacttctcttgttttatgttgtttttgtttcattttttgttttgatatttgcatttatcttgtttagttgatatttgtttttggtagtatttggtctATTCACCAAATTTGTCAAGTTTTTTACATCCaatttttcactatttttttgaatgtttttcattttttttactctaaaacaaactattatcatttaaattgttaaaaaatgcttagatgtatactgcccatgatcgcataaatgtcccatatgcattttcatcgtttttgagttaatgttgcagtttggttcaaaatcgtgtgctctttcagaaaagcctataacatccagtactttgttctagaaatcaggaggaaatccagttttttcacgaaaacttaacacgcaGCCTTATGTGAgcgacaaacttcaaatgcgtttttctcagcttgctgtttttgcatatgggacatttatgcgaacatgggcagtatagtctgagacaatagaaaaaaaaaagtacagaaaatattagtgaaaacacagccaagaaaaacaaccattttttcaaacattggtaAAGTCATATAAAACTAGTCACACGttcaacccaaaaaaaatcccaaattttaatagttcttctttccaatgctttttaaaggtcgaaaattggttaaaaaattgatttttggcgaattattaGATCGATCCCCGTCtagaggtggggttgggttgtagctggataaactgaaagtgttcaactgatcataactcggaaactactggtccgattttcaatcgacttttctttgcaatccctatgtcaaaagaagcaattttgcatcatttgtttttccatacaagtctccatacaattttgagggctggaatgggtatgtaaacgtatgaaattt
Protein-coding sequences here:
- the LOC119766664 gene encoding uncharacterized protein LOC119766664; protein product: MPVPKWVPTPIDATMCVCAGLICLEPSVCAPALARANNNQLRILMEMMGRQMEEQEMQRAQQEQQQQQKVGLNFFDGSFVQNSDLETGVESLNVTQVDMFN